The Methanobacterium formicicum DSM 3637 nucleotide sequence CTTTTTCACAGTAAAACAGTCCAACTAAGTTGTATTCCAGTGCTACCGGGCATCTTACACATTTACATCCCCATTTTTCAAATTCACATTTGGTGCTTCCTCTAGAGCAAAAAAGTAATTCTTCTTTTGTTTTTAAACATTCATTGTAAACTGACATACTGGACAAAGACAATTAAGAGCATTCTGTTCAGTGTCAGGGACTTTGGTATGTGTAATTTGATCACCCCCCCCCATTTATTGAAAATTTTGTTAGCACCTATTTTAGCACAGATTTTGTTAGTACTATCCATTTAAGCACTGTTTTTGTTAGTACCATCTATAAGCACGGTTTCGTTAGTACCCTTCATCTATTTATTAAAGTCCGATCATTGCCCCGTATTTAGAGTAAACTTCTTTGACTAGCTCTCCAGCTTTTGGGTTTTCCCAGTCATGCATCCACTCTGATACCAGGGACTCTAAAGTAATGGGAATAACCCCTGCCTGCAGCATTCTCTGGACACCATACTCATGAGCATCTGGTGTAGAATCACCTGCAGCATCAATTAAACCATAAACTTGGTGTCCTTCCTTTAAACCATGCAGGGTTGTATATGTAAAGCACATGCTGGTCCATAATCCTGAAATTACTAGCTTTTCTCTACCCGTAGCCCTGACAGCATTCCAGGTTTTCTCATCTTCAAATGCATCAAAACTTAGTATTTCCCTGGAAAATACTTCCTGGTCCGGGAATAATCTCGTAATTTCTGGGAAAAAATCCCCATTTTGTCCGGGATTAATGGTAGATAAAACCACTGGAACGTCCAAGATCTTCGCTGCCTTTGCAGCGCCAATTGCAGCATTTTTAATCAGAGTTTTATCTCCGGAAGCTATGCTTTTAATCATGGATGGCTGGTAGTCAACTAAAACTAGAACACTGTTTTTATCGGTTAACAAATCCAATTTTTTATCTTTTAAATCTATCAATTTAGTCCCCTCCCCTTAAAAAAATTAATAAATTGAAACTGGTTTATTTTTCCGGTTTATCCCTTTTTTATGTAAAATTCACCTTATTACATCTTAATACATCATAATTTATAAATATTTTTAATTATTGATCTATTCTTGAAAATTATATAATATCCTTAAAAATACGGTTCGGGTAAATTTCACTAATAAATCCTTTGAATGGAAGTCATTGGATAAATTTAATACATTATTAATAGTTAAATTACCAAAAAAATAGATATCATATTTCCACTAGATTTAAGCTTATTTTAATTAATTTAATATTAAAATCCATTGAAAAGCGATGAATCAGATAATTTAATTTCTACAAAAATAAAAAAAGGGATAGATAGGAGTTATTGGCGCTTTAATACCATTCCTGAGAACACTATAAACACAGCCAGTAGTATCATGTTTAGGGGTGTTCCGGTTTCCTGCATCCCTATGGTATTAGTTGCTGCGTTTACTGATGTTGAGGACTCCTGTGATCCTAGTATGGTTACGGCAGTCTGAACTATTTGATAATCAGCTGCAGTTACCGTGGCAACACCAGGACCCTCATCTGCTCTTAAAATTGCCGTTGCAAAACCATTGATCCATGAAGTTACCACGGATTTACTACCCAAGTTACCCAGGTCAGTGGTGAATGTAACTTGGGGTCCACTGAAGAACATTGCAGCATCGGTACTGTGATCACCACCCTCTGAATCATGGTAAACATCTGCAGTTATAGTAGAAGTTTCACCTGCATTGATTGTGGATGGACTGGCATTAATATTTAAAATCAGCCAGGGGGTATAGTTTAAAGTTCCATTCCCTTTGAAGAATTTACCATCCGATGGTGAGTTGGTCCCATACCAGTTATAGGTGGCAGTGGTATTGCTGTTTTCCAGTTGGTGAAACATCTTATCCAGGTCATCCCGTATGGGTTTTAAGATGGGTTCCAGTTCAGGATGTTTCTTTATGGCATCATCAATGGGTTTAAGCATTTCATCGATACTTGGTCCAAAGTTGGAGAATAAGAAGTTCTGGATATAATAATCATAGTTTACAATCCGGTTATAGTTTATTGTCCCATTGGGTGAACATATAACCATACCAATCCCTGAACCATCCCCCTCCAGGTTGTTTCCCTCAACTAGGGTAGTGTTAAAACCAGCAGTAACCATGGAAACATCATTGGCTCCAGTTACTCCCATTACAGTATTGTGTAGCATCTTAAGATTTTCTAGTGATACACCCACAATTCCAGCTGCTGTACTGGGAGATGTGACATTGTAAACACTGTTGTTTTTGAAGGTTGCATTATTTAACAATCCTAAACCTAAAATTCCAACTGATGCCTTGGCTTTATTAATATCTGAAACCAGATTTTTTTCTAGTTTTAAATCTCCTAAAGCTATGGTTACGATTCCAACGGCCTGTTCATCTGTATCTATGTGAGATATTTGGTTTTCAGAGACCAGTACAGTTCCATTTCCAATAATTGCAGCTTCAAGTGCAAAAATTGAGCCACCAGTTCCAGCACTTAGTTGTGATATGGCATTATCAAAAATCAGGGCATTAATACTGTTACTAATCAGTTCCATTCCCATAACGGCACTGGTTGCGTTGATCTGGGTTATTATATTGTTGGCAACTATCAAATTGCTAACATTGGCCATTTCAGGATTACCATCAGCACCTTTACTCTTTCCCAGTTGAATTACAAAAACACTACCATTAACCCCCAATGCACTGATTTTGGAGATGGTGTTTCCGGAGATATTAAAATCTGTCACACTACCATTGGTACTAACTGTAATACCATTTGCTAACCCGGCACCAATAATATTCGATATATTGTTTCCAGAAACTGTGAAGAAACCTCCAGTTAAATTTCCTAAAATACCGGTTTCGGACTGCCCAGTTATAATATTGTCAATTAGGGCGCTATTAGCGCCATTAA carries:
- a CDS encoding DUF2769 domain-containing protein; the protein is MSVYNECLKTKEELLFCSRGSTKCEFEKWGCKCVRCPVALEYNLVGLFYCEKGAETK
- a CDS encoding isochorismatase family protein → MIDLKDKKLDLLTDKNSVLVLVDYQPSMIKSIASGDKTLIKNAAIGAAKAAKILDVPVVLSTINPGQNGDFFPEITRLFPDQEVFSREILSFDAFEDEKTWNAVRATGREKLVISGLWTSMCFTYTTLHGLKEGHQVYGLIDAAGDSTPDAHEYGVQRMLQAGVIPITLESLVSEWMHDWENPKAGELVKEVYSKYGAMIGL